The following are encoded together in the Cicer arietinum cultivar CDC Frontier isolate Library 1 chromosome 2, Cicar.CDCFrontier_v2.0, whole genome shotgun sequence genome:
- the NAC14 gene encoding NAC domain-containing protein 87 — protein sequence MDEPIVLNKVDESLDLPPGFRFHPTDDEIITCYLINKVLNSNFSATAIGEADLNKCEPWDLPKMAKMGEKDWYFFCQRDRKYPTGTRTNRATESGYWKATGKDKEIYKGKSNQLVGMKKTLVFYKGRAPKGEKTNWVMHEFRLDGKFATCNLPKDSKDEWVVSRIFNKSNTEIKKNSFSNLLRINSLSDDLLDFSSLPPLVDPPFSNTINSPPSSSSKPPPNGNYFPSYLINNNIQNQIPSYNIATNQENTFSHQPQNQIQIQNSSSQLQQNMLSNYSYNMQQGNHNNTYIYGLDNKECKMEQFSTNNSMVSVSQDTCLSNDINTDTSSVVSKQEIGRNTTLYEDFECPSSIGPLSNFESLWNDY from the exons ATGGATGAACCTATTGTGTTGAACAAAGTTGATGAATCTCTTGATTTGCCTCCTGGTTTCAGATTCCACCCTACTGATGATGAAATCATTACTTGTTATTTGATTAACAAAGTGTTGAATAGTAATTTTAGTGCAACTGCAATTGGTGAAGCTGATTTGAATAAGTGTGAACCTTGGGACTTACCTA AGATGGCAAAGATGGGAGAGAAAGATTGGTATTTCTTTTGCCAAAGAGATAGAAAGTATCCAACTGGAACAAGAACTAATAGAGCAACTGAATCAGGGTATTGGAAAGCAACTGGAAAAGATAAAGAGATCTACAAAGGGAAAAGTAACCAACTTGTTGGAATGAAGAAAACTCTTGTGTTCTATAAAGGTAGAGCTCCAAAGGGAGAGAAAACCAATTGGGTTATGCATGAATTTAGATTGGATGGCAAATTTGCAACTTGCAATCTTCCTAAGGATTCAAAG GATGAATGGGTTGTATCAAGGATTTTCAACAAGAGCAACACAGAGATTAAAAAGAATTCATTTTCCAATCTTTTGAGGATAAATTCATTAAGTGATGATCTATTGGATTTTTCTTCACTACCACCTCTTGTGGATCCACCTTTTAGCAACACTATCAATTCGCCACCTTCATCATCCTCTAAACCGCCACCAAATGGTAATTATTTTCCAAGTTACTTAATCAACAACaatattcaaaatcaaattcCATCATATAACATTGCCACCAACCAAGAGAATACATTTTCTCATCAACCTCAAAATCAAAtccaaattcaaaattcaagCTCTCAATTGCAACAAAACATGTTATCAAATTATTCTTATAATATGCAACAAGGGAATCACAACAATACTTATATTTATGGATTGGACAACAAAGAGTGCAAGATGGAACAATTCTCTACCAACAATTCTATGGTAAGTGTTTCACAAGACACATGTTTGAGCAATGACATAAACACTGACACATCTTCAGTGGTCTCAAAGCAAGAAATTGGAAGGAATACAACATTGTATGAGGATTTTGAGTGTCCTTCATCAATTGGTCCTCTCTCAAATTTTGAATCTTTGTGGAATGACTATTGA